A window from Alloyangia pacifica encodes these proteins:
- a CDS encoding efflux RND transporter permease subunit, with product MNSLIDAAFSRGRAVMILLGMILAFGAVAYVSIPKEANPEVPLPLVYVSTTLDGISPSDAERLLIEPMEAEFGAIEGLEKMSAEATEGFASVQLEFAAGGDIDEALDKVREAADTVQSDLPEDATTLNVTEINTALFPIITAVLSGPLPERTLNDIAEAVQDKLEALPGVLEVDIGGAREEFLEVLIDPTVFQTYNLSFESLTSQLQRNNQLIAAGAIETGGGRIVLKVPGLIEDLEDVMDMPVKVDGTTVVTFGDVATVRRTFEDPTGYARIDGQPSLALEVTKRSGANIIDTVAATKEVIDEMSADWPDSLRVTYLQDQSEQVKTLLSDLEANVMAAIMLVMIVIVFALGFRSAILVGLSIPGAFLAGVAIIWAMGYTMNIVVLFALILVVGMLVDGAIVTVELADRRLQEGDSPKAAYAHAAKRMAWPIIASTATTLSVFFPLLFWTGLIGQFMKYLPITVILTLGASLFMALIFIPVLGGMIGRNQPQTARAKAALHAAERGDPRQIGGLTGAYVRLLERAILRPWTTIVLALALLLGGFALYGQFGRGISFFPSVEPEFMQVQVRARDNLSIYERDDLVRKVEDRLVGTEGIESVYARSTMSAGGGEEDVIGTLQLDLVDWQERRTADEIGAEIRDKMADIAGIDVQVETESGGPSSGKPVNLRVSASDTSEQSASVDAVLAAMERVGGFTDVTDTRPLPGVEVAINVDRAEAARFGADVSLLGQAVQLLTQGITVTDYRPPDADGELDVRVRFPNDSRSLSELTNLRVPTSAGLVPISNFVTFEPVERVGVIRRIDEKRVTTIEANVAPGLLVNDQVTALRAELDRAELPESASYDFAGEAEDQQESMIFLALAFVAAIVLMFLILVVQFNSIYQSAVVMSAIVFSIGGVLLGLVVTGRPFGIVMGGVGVIALAGIVVNNNIVLIDAYNDLRRTGLSPLEAALRTGAQRLRPVVLTSVTTALGLMPMVLGMNINFIDREIVFGAPSTQYWTELSSAIAGGLVIATVLTLVVTPAMLMLREKPGRRALGTQAPQPAG from the coding sequence ATGAACAGCCTGATCGACGCCGCCTTCTCCCGCGGCCGCGCGGTGATGATCCTGCTGGGGATGATCCTCGCCTTCGGCGCCGTGGCCTATGTCTCGATCCCCAAGGAGGCGAACCCCGAGGTTCCCCTGCCGCTCGTCTACGTCAGTACGACGCTCGACGGTATCAGCCCCTCGGATGCAGAGCGGCTGCTCATCGAGCCTATGGAGGCCGAGTTCGGCGCCATCGAGGGGCTCGAGAAGATGTCGGCCGAGGCCACCGAGGGCTTTGCCAGCGTGCAGCTCGAATTCGCCGCCGGCGGCGACATCGACGAGGCGCTCGACAAGGTACGTGAGGCCGCCGACACGGTGCAGAGCGACCTGCCCGAGGACGCGACCACGCTCAACGTCACCGAGATCAACACCGCGCTCTTCCCGATCATCACCGCCGTGCTGTCCGGCCCCCTGCCCGAGCGGACGCTGAACGACATCGCCGAGGCGGTGCAGGACAAGCTCGAGGCCCTGCCCGGCGTGCTCGAGGTGGACATCGGCGGCGCGCGCGAGGAATTCCTCGAGGTGCTGATCGATCCCACGGTCTTTCAGACCTACAACCTCAGCTTCGAGAGCCTGACCAGCCAGCTCCAGCGCAACAACCAGCTGATCGCGGCGGGCGCCATCGAGACCGGCGGCGGGCGCATCGTGCTGAAGGTGCCAGGCCTTATCGAGGATCTCGAGGATGTGATGGACATGCCGGTCAAGGTCGACGGCACCACGGTCGTCACCTTCGGCGATGTCGCCACGGTGCGCCGCACGTTCGAGGACCCCACCGGCTATGCGCGCATTGATGGCCAGCCCTCGCTCGCACTCGAGGTCACCAAGCGCTCTGGGGCCAACATCATCGACACGGTCGCAGCCACCAAAGAGGTCATCGACGAGATGAGCGCCGACTGGCCGGACAGCCTGCGCGTGACCTACCTCCAGGATCAGTCCGAGCAGGTGAAGACGCTGCTTTCGGACCTCGAGGCAAACGTCATGGCCGCCATCATGCTGGTGATGATCGTCATCGTCTTTGCGCTCGGTTTCCGCTCGGCGATCCTTGTCGGCCTGTCGATTCCCGGCGCCTTTCTTGCCGGTGTCGCGATCATCTGGGCGATGGGTTACACGATGAACATCGTCGTGCTCTTCGCGCTGATCCTCGTGGTGGGCATGCTGGTCGACGGCGCCATCGTCACGGTCGAACTCGCAGACCGCCGCCTGCAGGAGGGCGACAGCCCCAAGGCCGCCTACGCCCATGCCGCCAAACGCATGGCCTGGCCGATCATCGCCTCGACCGCCACCACCCTTTCGGTGTTCTTCCCGCTGCTGTTCTGGACCGGCCTCATCGGGCAGTTCATGAAGTACCTGCCGATCACGGTCATCCTGACGCTCGGGGCCTCGCTCTTCATGGCGCTGATCTTCATTCCGGTGCTCGGCGGCATGATCGGCCGCAACCAGCCGCAGACCGCGCGCGCCAAGGCGGCGCTGCACGCGGCCGAACGCGGCGACCCGCGGCAGATCGGTGGGCTCACCGGGGCGTATGTGCGACTGCTCGAACGCGCCATCCTGCGCCCCTGGACGACCATCGTCCTGGCGCTGGCGCTGCTGCTCGGCGGCTTTGCGCTCTACGGCCAGTTCGGGCGCGGCATCTCGTTCTTCCCGTCGGTCGAGCCCGAGTTCATGCAGGTGCAGGTGCGCGCCCGTGACAACCTGTCAATCTACGAGCGCGACGATCTGGTGCGCAAGGTCGAAGACCGGCTTGTCGGCACCGAGGGCATCGAGAGCGTCTATGCCCGCTCGACCATGAGCGCCGGAGGCGGCGAGGAGGACGTGATCGGCACGCTTCAGCTTGACCTCGTGGACTGGCAGGAGCGCCGGACCGCCGACGAGATCGGCGCCGAAATCCGTGACAAGATGGCCGATATTGCCGGCATCGACGTGCAGGTCGAGACCGAGAGCGGCGGACCCTCGAGCGGCAAGCCGGTGAACCTCAGGGTCTCGGCGAGCGACACCTCGGAACAGAGCGCCTCGGTGGATGCCGTCCTGGCCGCGATGGAACGTGTCGGCGGCTTCACGGACGTCACCGACACCCGACCTCTGCCCGGGGTCGAGGTGGCGATCAACGTCGATCGCGCCGAGGCCGCGCGCTTCGGGGCCGACGTCAGCCTGCTCGGCCAGGCGGTGCAGCTGCTCACCCAGGGCATCACCGTGACCGACTACCGGCCGCCGGACGCCGACGGCGAGCTCGACGTGCGCGTGCGCTTCCCCAACGACTCCCGCTCGCTGTCGGAACTGACGAACCTGCGTGTGCCGACCTCGGCGGGTCTCGTGCCGATCTCGAACTTCGTGACCTTCGAGCCAGTCGAGCGCGTCGGTGTCATCCGCCGGATCGACGAAAAACGCGTCACCACAATCGAGGCGAACGTCGCGCCCGGGCTTTTGGTCAACGATCAGGTCACCGCCCTGCGCGCCGAGCTCGACAGGGCGGAGCTGCCCGAGAGCGCCAGTTACGACTTCGCCGGCGAAGCCGAGGATCAGCAGGAATCGATGATCTTCCTTGCGCTCGCCTTCGTTGCCGCCATCGTGCTGATGTTCCTGATCCTCGTGGTGCAGTTCAACAGCATCTACCAGTCCGCCGTGGTGATGAGCGCGATCGTCTTCTCGATCGGCGGGGTGCTGCTAGGGCTGGTCGTCACCGGGCGCCCCTTCGGCATCGTCATGGGCGGCGTCGGGGTGATCGCGCTCGCAGGCATCGTGGTGAACAACAACATCGTGCTGATCGATGCCTACAATGACCTGCGCCGGACCGGGCTTTCGCCGCTCGAAGCCGCACTGCGGACCGGCGCGCAACGCCTGCGCCCGGTGGTGCTCACCTCCGTCACCACGGCGCTCGGCCTGATGCCGATGGTGCTGGGGATGAACATCAACTTCATCGACCGAGAGATCGTCTTCGGCGCGCCCTCGACACAGTATTGGACGGAACTGTCGAGCGCGATCGCCGGCGGGCTGGTGATTGCCACGGTGCTCACCCTCGTGGTGACCCCTGCGATGCTCATGCTGCGAGAGAAACCGGGTAGGCGCGCCTTGGGCACGCAGGCCCCGCAGCCTGCGGGGTGA
- a CDS encoding TetR/AcrR family transcriptional regulator: protein MTAKRSRMTAGDRRTAILDVAAELLSTHPWEEVTVALLLEGAGISKGGFYHHFTSKEDVLEALLLRFTDACTAAGQAVHERSPGGAVARFTAYLGGTTRWELDHAEKIMAVIRIAMMAGNESIFLKLEEESRQRATPLLRRLVADGVRERAFDVIDIDMTVSLLQHTWRMRWVVLAQARQLCVEGDVAGGWAMLEDRLSLEERMTNRLLGCSAVAPVRMPESEEFRGFLTSG from the coding sequence GTGACCGCCAAACGTTCCAGAATGACCGCAGGGGACCGCCGCACGGCGATCCTGGATGTCGCGGCCGAGCTACTGTCCACTCACCCGTGGGAAGAGGTGACCGTGGCCCTTCTTCTCGAGGGGGCAGGGATCTCCAAGGGCGGCTTCTACCACCACTTCACCTCGAAGGAGGACGTGCTCGAAGCGCTTTTGCTGCGGTTCACCGACGCGTGCACCGCAGCAGGCCAGGCGGTCCACGAGCGGAGTCCAGGCGGCGCGGTCGCGCGCTTCACCGCCTATCTCGGGGGCACGACCCGCTGGGAACTCGACCATGCCGAAAAGATCATGGCGGTGATCCGTATCGCGATGATGGCCGGGAACGAGTCGATCTTTCTCAAGCTCGAGGAGGAATCCCGGCAGCGGGCCACGCCGCTGTTGCGACGGCTCGTCGCCGATGGCGTCCGGGAAAGGGCCTTCGACGTGATCGACATCGACATGACCGTGAGCTTGCTGCAGCACACGTGGCGAATGCGCTGGGTGGTCCTTGCGCAGGCGCGCCAGCTCTGCGTGGAGGGCGACGTCGCCGGGGGATGGGCGATGCTCGAGGACCGGCTGAGCCTCGAGGAGCGGATGACCAATCGGCTGCTTGGGTGCTCCGCGGTGGCGCCAGTGCGCATGCCCGAGTCCGAGGAATTCAGGGGGTTCTTGACGTCCGGCTGA
- the fdhD gene encoding formate dehydrogenase accessory sulfurtransferase FdhD: MSLHQSLTGEGPALPPQIGEAPVALTCDGSTLAVMMATPDDLEDFALGFMLTEGILHHRSELRDLEILHHPNGFEARMWLAPEASHRVMKRQRATIGPVGCGLCGIDSLAKVARDLPTLPDGPCFDPDELAAAPERLRAHQPLHDRTRACHAAGFLLPGRGIVLAREDVGRHNALDKLAGALCRGDLNPAEGAVIISSRVSTEMVQKTIAIGATALVAPSAATDYALRIALDAGLTLVARGTGRTLCCLSGSRRLLAR, encoded by the coding sequence GTGAGCCTGCACCAGAGCCTGACCGGCGAGGGGCCTGCGCTGCCGCCGCAGATCGGAGAAGCCCCTGTGGCGCTGACCTGCGACGGCAGCACGCTCGCGGTGATGATGGCGACCCCCGACGATCTGGAGGACTTCGCGCTCGGGTTCATGTTGACCGAGGGTATCCTCCACCACCGGAGCGAGCTGCGCGACCTCGAGATCCTGCACCACCCGAATGGCTTCGAGGCGCGCATGTGGCTGGCGCCGGAGGCGTCTCACCGCGTGATGAAGCGCCAGCGCGCCACGATCGGTCCGGTGGGCTGCGGCCTCTGCGGCATAGACAGCCTTGCCAAGGTGGCGCGCGACCTGCCGACCTTACCCGACGGGCCCTGCTTCGACCCGGACGAACTCGCCGCGGCGCCCGAGCGGCTCCGCGCGCACCAGCCCTTGCACGATCGCACGCGCGCCTGCCATGCGGCGGGCTTCCTGCTGCCGGGCCGCGGCATCGTGTTGGCCCGCGAAGACGTGGGCAGGCACAACGCGCTCGACAAGCTGGCCGGTGCGCTGTGCCGGGGCGACCTCAACCCGGCGGAAGGCGCGGTGATCATCTCGTCGCGCGTGTCGACGGAGATGGTGCAGAAGACCATCGCGATCGGCGCCACGGCGCTGGTCGCCCCGAGCGCCGCAACCGACTACGCGCTGCGCATCGCTCTGGACGCCGGCCTGACGCTGGTCGCCCGCGGCACAGGGCGGACGCTGTGCTGTCTCAGCGGCTCGAGGAGGCTGCTGGCGCGGTAG
- a CDS encoding efflux RND transporter periplasmic adaptor subunit yields the protein MTDRPDAAPRGPALQFETDRGSSRPFWIAIALVGALVAWMGSGFLFPGAEPKNEAAAKEPLPPSVRVRPSQAEPVTLSYRAEGQALPDRDTEVIAETAGTVIEVPFSKGDRVEPGDILARLDATRAEAAFAQAKEQRTNARREFDNAAQLFERGVATNDRLSDARAALAVAEADVASAEEAIGNLVVEAPFAGRIEALPASEGEYVQAGATISRIVDNDPLTVAIQVPQQALSRIREGQSAEVSFITGQTREGRVSFVGAAAAAETRTFLTEIEVANPGGEVPAGISAQVTIPTGEAKAHRVVPSIISLDEAGQIGLKTVEDGRVVFHPVQIVKTEIDSVWVTGLDDEATLITLGQGFVRDGEDVRAEREEGTGQGSAATAALPLDVAEDTP from the coding sequence ATGACCGACCGCCCCGACGCCGCGCCCCGAGGACCGGCGCTGCAGTTCGAAACCGACCGCGGCTCCTCGCGGCCGTTCTGGATCGCCATCGCGCTGGTGGGGGCCCTCGTCGCCTGGATGGGCAGCGGCTTCCTCTTCCCCGGTGCCGAGCCAAAGAACGAGGCCGCCGCCAAGGAGCCGCTGCCACCCTCGGTGAGGGTCCGCCCCTCGCAGGCGGAGCCGGTCACGCTGAGCTACCGCGCCGAGGGTCAGGCGCTGCCCGACCGTGACACCGAGGTGATCGCCGAGACCGCGGGCACGGTGATCGAGGTGCCCTTCTCCAAGGGCGACCGGGTGGAACCGGGAGACATCCTCGCCCGCCTGGACGCGACCCGCGCCGAGGCCGCGTTTGCCCAGGCCAAGGAACAGCGCACCAATGCCCGGCGGGAATTCGACAATGCCGCGCAGCTTTTCGAGCGCGGCGTCGCCACCAACGACCGGCTGTCCGACGCCCGCGCCGCGCTGGCCGTCGCCGAGGCCGACGTGGCAAGCGCCGAGGAGGCCATCGGCAACCTTGTCGTCGAAGCCCCCTTCGCGGGGCGCATCGAGGCGCTGCCTGCCAGCGAGGGCGAATACGTGCAGGCCGGTGCCACCATCTCGCGCATCGTGGACAACGATCCGCTCACCGTTGCCATCCAGGTGCCGCAGCAGGCCTTGAGCCGGATCCGCGAGGGACAGAGCGCCGAGGTCAGTTTCATCACCGGCCAGACCCGCGAGGGGCGCGTCAGCTTCGTCGGTGCCGCCGCGGCCGCCGAGACCCGCACGTTCCTGACAGAGATCGAGGTCGCCAACCCCGGCGGCGAGGTGCCCGCGGGCATCTCGGCGCAGGTCACCATCCCCACCGGCGAGGCCAAGGCGCATCGCGTCGTTCCTTCGATCATCTCGCTCGACGAGGCCGGTCAGATCGGGCTGAAGACCGTCGAGGACGGGCGCGTCGTCTTCCACCCGGTCCAGATCGTGAAGACCGAGATCGACAGCGTCTGGGTCACCGGGCTCGACGACGAAGCGACGCTCATCACCCTTGGACAAGGCTTCGTGCGCGACGGCGAGGACGTCCGAGCCGAGCGGGAGGAAGGCACAGGGCAAGGCTCCGCCGCCACCGCCGCCCTGCCGCTCGATGTCGCCGAGGATACCCCATGA
- a CDS encoding CBS domain-containing protein: MPVTSALLPMMADGDVDAIPVLESGRIVGIVTRTDLIAAPTREALRLG; encoded by the coding sequence TTGCCGGTCACCTCCGCGCTGCTCCCGATGATGGCGGATGGGGATGTCGATGCCATCCCGGTGCTGGAGAGCGGACGCATTGTCGGCATCGTCACGCGCACCGACCTAATCGCCGCGCCGACGCGCGAGGCGCTAAGGTTGGGCTGA